CCGCGAACTCGCTGACGAACTGGAGGGCGTCTCGACGGAGGCCAATGAACACCTGGGCGATGCCCCAGAGTGGTAGCGGATGGCAACGTCCGTCCGTCGAGGGGATGTCGTTATTGTTGAACTTGATCCGACGCAGGGATCCGAACAACGGGGAACACGTCCGTGTCTCGTCGTGCAGAACGACGTAGGGAATGCAAATGCACCGACAACGATCGTTGTCCCGTTCACTACCTCTTTCGGCGAGCAGCTCTATCCGTTCGAAGTGCTCTTCCCAGCCCAAGAATGTGCGCTTCGGGAAGACTCAGTCGCGCTCTGTAGCCAGATTCGAACCATCTCTATCGAGCACCGCATCAACGAGAACCTCGGCTCGATTCCGCAAGAGCGGATAGACGAGGTCGATACCGCACTCGAATACAGTCTCGGCCTCACCAAAATCTGACAGGAATTGGCGAAAACAGTTCACCTCTGGTTTCTTTTCAACTCCCCCAATTAATGCGCTATTCTATGACAGCGAAGAGGACCCAATCTTTGCGAGACACGAGTTCAGGTGATTTCTATCACTAA
This Salinigranum marinum DNA region includes the following protein-coding sequences:
- a CDS encoding type II toxin-antitoxin system PemK/MazF family toxin; translated protein: MATSVRRGDVVIVELDPTQGSEQRGTRPCLVVQNDVGNANAPTTIVVPFTTSFGEQLYPFEVLFPAQECALREDSVALCSQIRTISIEHRINENLGSIPQERIDEVDTALEYSLGLTKI